From one Candidatus Zixiibacteriota bacterium genomic stretch:
- a CDS encoding glycosyltransferase N-terminal domain-containing protein produces the protein MIGVYRLVSAAAYLLASPVLRAKARRGDPVWRGRLLMDQPDGPVDLWIHAASVGEARMAAILIGHLRRIEPSVRIHVTVMTPAGYGAACEAVSSDATVSYFPIDVNRYVTALFTRLRPRALVIAETEIWPNLITSAAQRHIPIVLVNGRMSTRAFGRYKIVRRLFSELLSRYDRFFLKSEDDLQRFAYFGVSPDKAVITGDMKFDAPLMQRSEGRRRELRHRLGVGDDQSLLVAGSTRPGEEALLVRMFDVLRRTHPHIRLLLAPRHLDRLAEAAQTVSAAGMKVRMYGSEEHSDGEEVVLLDRMGVLTELYTAADIAFVGGTLVELGGHNLLEPVWAGTPVLYGPSIDNVTEAAAYITRHNFGRQVTDADELGRVLDQYLAGQLEFARKTESDLEASATIAAVHYIAALVKGAGVHA, from the coding sequence ATGATCGGTGTATACCGATTGGTCAGCGCTGCGGCGTACCTGCTGGCATCGCCGGTTCTGCGTGCGAAAGCGCGGCGCGGCGATCCGGTATGGCGCGGGCGGCTTCTGATGGACCAGCCCGACGGACCGGTTGATCTGTGGATCCATGCTGCATCGGTCGGTGAGGCGCGTATGGCCGCGATACTCATCGGACATTTGCGACGAATCGAACCGTCCGTACGTATACATGTGACGGTCATGACGCCGGCAGGTTACGGGGCGGCATGCGAGGCTGTTTCGTCCGATGCGACCGTTTCCTATTTTCCGATTGACGTTAACCGGTACGTCACAGCGCTGTTCACGCGACTCCGCCCGCGGGCGTTGGTGATCGCAGAGACCGAGATCTGGCCGAACCTCATTACCTCGGCCGCGCAGCGGCATATCCCGATCGTCCTGGTGAACGGGCGGATGTCAACGCGGGCGTTCGGTCGCTACAAAATCGTGAGACGATTGTTCTCGGAACTACTGTCCCGATACGACCGGTTCTTTCTGAAATCCGAGGACGACCTGCAGCGATTCGCGTACTTCGGAGTGAGTCCGGACAAGGCCGTAATAACCGGTGACATGAAATTTGATGCGCCTTTGATGCAGCGGTCCGAAGGTCGTCGCCGCGAATTGCGCCACCGACTGGGTGTGGGTGACGATCAGTCGCTGCTGGTTGCCGGGTCGACCCGACCGGGCGAGGAAGCGCTGCTGGTACGAATGTTCGATGTGCTGCGCCGCACGCACCCGCATATCCGGCTACTGTTGGCGCCGAGACATCTCGACCGGCTGGCCGAGGCGGCTCAGACGGTGAGCGCGGCGGGGATGAAGGTCAGAATGTACGGTTCCGAAGAGCATAGCGACGGTGAAGAGGTGGTTTTGCTCGATCGCATGGGTGTGCTGACGGAGTTGTACACCGCGGCGGACATCGCTTTCGTCGGGGGGACCCTGGTTGAGCTGGGCGGCCACAATCTGCTGGAACCGGTGTGGGCAGGTACGCCGGTACTGTACGGACCATCGATAGACAACGTCACCGAGGCCGCGGCGTATATTACTCGGCATAATTTTGGCCGTCAGGTCACCGATGCCGATGAGCTGGGGCGCGTTCTCGATCAGTATCTGGCGGGCCAATTGGAATTCGCGCGAAAAACGGAGAGCGACCTGGAAGCGAGTGCGACTATCGCCGCCGTGCATTATATTGCGGCGTTAGTGAAGGGAGCGGGTGTTCATGCTTGA